A stretch of Bacillus pseudomycoides DNA encodes these proteins:
- the ytaF gene encoding sporulation membrane protein YtaF → MYHYFSLILLAFTLSLDSCSVGLTYGLRSVRIPLKSILIIGMCSAAVMLVSMGIGHMIAKVFSPVIATRIGGVVLVAIGAWVLYQFFRSDKKDEPQQEEKVWKLEIASLGLVIQILRKPTVADFDKSGTISGGEALLLGIALSVDSFGAGIGASLLGYTPAMMAVLVAVMSSLFLFIGMRLGTVLSNMRWLQKFTFLPGILLIIIGIWKM, encoded by the coding sequence ATGTATCATTATTTCTCTCTTATTTTATTAGCTTTTACATTAAGTTTAGATAGCTGTAGTGTAGGGCTTACTTATGGACTGCGGAGCGTGAGAATTCCGTTAAAATCGATACTCATCATTGGGATGTGTTCAGCCGCTGTTATGCTTGTGTCGATGGGGATTGGACATATGATTGCTAAAGTGTTTTCTCCGGTGATTGCAACTCGCATTGGGGGAGTTGTTTTAGTAGCCATTGGAGCGTGGGTATTGTATCAGTTTTTTCGGAGTGATAAAAAAGACGAACCGCAGCAAGAAGAGAAAGTTTGGAAATTAGAAATTGCTTCGCTTGGATTAGTTATTCAAATTTTACGGAAACCGACTGTTGCCGATTTTGATAAGTCAGGCACGATCTCTGGTGGAGAAGCCTTACTTTTAGGTATCGCTCTTTCGGTAGATTCATTTGGAGCGGGTATTGGTGCATCCTTACTCGGGTATACACCTGCTATGATGGCAGTTTTAGTAGCTGTTATGAGCTCTTTGTTTTTATTTATCGGAATGAGGCTAGGGACGGTTTTATCGAATATGCGATGGTTACAAAAATTTACGTTCCTACCTGGAATTTTACTCATTATTATTGGGATTTGGAAAATGTAA